One Aegilops tauschii subsp. strangulata cultivar AL8/78 chromosome 7, Aet v6.0, whole genome shotgun sequence genomic window carries:
- the LOC141027690 gene encoding uncharacterized protein encodes MQPLNCVSFLLGVAVLSATLEPFVAIAHRELPTATDSERGPETRLEPTVDRTITDEGTRSNALTRGKMVLGDAAMEKTDDRSTASSGAKHPVGQCGHGGGKDLSMDCYFRGRKLHPGAYFDGHIPFTADYRRPRNHPPKNN; translated from the exons ATGCAGCCGTTGAACTGCGTAAGCTTCTTGCTTGGGGTGGCCGTCCTATCGGCCACCCTTGAGCCCTTCGTCGCCATTGCGCACAGAG AGTTGCCGACGGCAACTGACAGCGAGAGAGGACCGGAAACCAGGCTG GAGCCCACCGTTGACAGAACCATAACAGATGAGGGAACCAGAAGCAATGCACTGACAAGAGGAAAGATGGTTCTTGGAGATGCAGCCATGGAGAAGACGGATGATAGAAGCACAGCAAGCTCAGGTGCAAAACATCCTGTTGGACAATGTGGGCATGGAGGAGGGAAGGATTTGAGTATGGACTGTTATTTTAGGGGTAGGAAACTTCATCCAGGGGCTTACTTCGATGGCCACATACCCTTCACCGCTGATTACCGTAGACCACGGAACCACCCGCCCAAGAACAACTAG
- the LOC109745060 gene encoding uncharacterized protein, with translation MGAVASTVAARFAFFPPSPPSYGVEPPPSPAAAAADGAVVELSGVPRRGGVEARRLPTKRGSEVVAMYVRQPGARLTLLYSHGNAADLGQMYELFVELSSHLNVNLMGYDYSGYGQSSGKPSEQNTYADIEAAYRCLIETYGASEENIILYGQSVGSGPTLDLASRLPHLRAVVLHSPISSGLRVMYPVKHTYWFDIYKNIDKVALVKCPVLVIHGTADDVVDCSHGRALWELSKVKYEPLWVKGGNHCNLELYPEYIKHLKKFITAIEKSPPLKDDSPESSGPSDLETGSESMESSRKSTDVRDKSRSSTDHRRSTDRREKPRSSIDRKDKGRKSVDHPDKPRASVDQSDKPRKSIDRFGGMMRSVKLCNIDCFKVTSTSGS, from the exons ATGGGCGCCGTCGCCTCCACGGTGGCGGCGCGCTTCGCCTTCTTCCCGCCCTCCCCGCCGTCGTACGGCGTCGAGCCCCCGCCCTCGCCGGCCGCGGCCGCCGCGGACGGCGCGGTGGTGGAGCTCAGCGGGGTGCCCCGGCGGggcggcgtggaggcgcggcggCTGCCGACCAAGCGCGGCTCGGAGGTGGTGGCCATGTACGTGCGCCAGCCCGGGGCGCGCCTCACGCTGCTCTACTCCCACGGCAACGCGGCCGACCTGGGCCAGATGTACGAGCTCTTCGTCGAGCTCAGCTCGCACCTCAACGTCAACCTCATGGG TTATGATTATTCTGGATATGGGCAATCATCTGGGAAG CCAAGTGAGCAGAACACTTATGCAGACATAGAGGCCGCTTATAGGTGTCTCATAGAAACTTATGGGGCCTCCGAGGAAAACATCATTCTGTATGGTCAATCAGTTGGCAGTGGCCCTACTTTAGATTTGGCATCTCGTTTGCCTCATTTGAGAGCAGTGGTTCTACATAGCCCAATTTCGTCTGGCTTGAGAGTAATGTATCCTGTGAAACATACATACTGGTTTGACATATATAAG AACATTGACAAAGTTGCATTGGTCAAATGCCCCGTGTTAGTAATCCAT GGTACGGCTGATGATGTTGTTGACTGTTCTCATGGGAGAGCACTGTGGGAACTATCCAAAGTGAAGTATGAGCCTTTGTGGGTCAAAGGTGGGAACCATTGTAATTTGGAACTCTATCCCGAATACATTAAGCACCTAAAGAAGTTCATCACAGCCATAGAGAAGTCCCCACCACTGAAAGATGATTCTCCAGAAAGTTCAGGCCCTTCAGATCTTGAAACAGGATCTGAAAGTATGGAGAGTTCAAGAAAAAGCACGGATGTGAGGGACAAATCAAGGTCAAGCACTGATCACAGGCGGAGTACAGATCGACGGGAGAAACCAAGGAGCAGCATAGATAGGAAGGATAAAGGCAGAAAGAGTGTAGATCATCCTGACAAACCACGGGCTAGTGTGGATCAATCTGATAAGCCACGGAAAAGCATTGACCG CTTTGGAGGGATGATGAGGTCGGTTAAATTGTGCAATATTGACTGCTTCAAAGTAACTTCCACTTCCGGGAGCTGA
- the LOC141027311 gene encoding uncharacterized protein, whose translation MEEVDGLMKGLRLSVAERRGLKIGANEKKKGHDWVSDELQAVGRLLSERPAHAGVVEHTLGRIWRPIKGVDCKELEENTFLFMFRQASGWTRALEDGPWWFDKELLVMEEFDPDKTVEEYEFNIIPMWIRDFGLPLGSMNRDTGELIGKDFHDLVEVDVGHDGKAAGKFLRIKVKLDIKLPLMRGFVLEREEEKTEGTRMEELLCHIDTRVTPAMNELLCKEFTEKEVLAALDSIGDLKAPGPDGMPSLFYKKCWDIVGDKVLHENKRKGRDGFAAIKLDMSKAYDRVEWKFLEKMMEKMGFDRRWIDRIMLCISSVSYRVKINGFSSLLNKADEDGSLKGLKLCSTAPSLNHLLFADDSLVLMKANGESAKTLQHVLELYENCSGQMINFDKSSVMFSKNTRSEDRQVVLNILNIRADARTEKYLGLPVYVGAAKTQIFEYLKDRIWKKIQGWIERLLSRAAKDVLIKACAQAIPTFAMSCFDLTKSLCEQMGAMICRYWWAQQDDMKKVHWLSWELLTRPKSKGGMGFRDLHGFNLAMLARQAWRMLTVPDSLCARLLKAKYFPDTSILDAQPKVGISYTWRSILKGVQLLKEGVIWRVGDGTNINIWSGPWLAKDGTRRPRTPRGNCVLTTVSELIDPMTMTWDEQLVRDIFWPEDAVVILATPIKEDFEDFHAWHYDGRGQFSVKSAYQVYIKARDDAAVPTTINPVQPEIDWKKLWDIPCPPKVQQFLWRLAHNSVPVKSNISHKGIECDTLCLCCRRLDEDGCHLFIRCKEVKKLWREMQLEDVRLRLCACANARQVVQQIITLREQDEVLVACMLWKWWNQRNKLNKGEKICPVENTAAQVRSWALEHLQRKMNSVTERTARPACRWTKPDGDQLKINVDGAFHNTAGSGGWGFVIRDNTGDAVGAGAGKIQHAVSAIQTEAEACLQALSAAAVWGISNIVVESDCQTLLHAVQSSEYDRAPEGVLFRDIRQFIRLNFSTFAFPFVPRD comes from the exons ATGGAGGAAGTAGATGGGCTCATGAAGGGGCTGAGGTTGTCGGTGGCGGAGAGGAGGGGCCTGAAGATCGGTGCAAACGAAAAGAAAAAGGGCCACGATTGGGTGTCGGATGAACTGCAAGCGGTGGGAAGGCTGCTCTCAGAGAGGCCGGCGCATGCTGGGGTAGTTGAGCACACGCTGGGAAGGATTTGGCGCCCAATCAAGGGGGTGGACTGTAAGGAGCTAGAAGAAAACACGTTTTTGTTCATGTTTCGGCAAGCATCGGGATGGACAAGAGCGCTTGAGGATGGGCCGTGGTGGTTTGATAAGGAGTTACTGGTCATGGAGGAGTTCGACCCGGACAAGACTGTGGAGGAGTACGAGTTCAACATCATACCAATGTGGATCCGTGACTTTGGGCTGCCATTGGGATCGATGAACCGGGATACGGGTGAGCTGATTGGAAAGGATTTCCATGATTTAGTGGAGGTGGATGTGGGTCATGATGGCAAGGCGGCGGGTAAATTTCTCCGAATTAAAGTCAAACTGGACATCAAGTTACCTCTGATGAGAGGCTTTGTTCTGGAGAGAGAAGAGGAGAAAACCGAAG GTACCCGCATGGAGGAACTCTTGTGCCACATTGACACAAGAGTGACTCCAGCCATGAATGAATTGCTTTGCAAGGAGTTCACTGAGAAGGAAGTACTGGCTGCCCTTGATAGTATTGGAGATCTCAAGGCTCCTGGACCAGATGGTATGCCCTCCTTGTTTTACAAAAAATGCTGGGATATAGTTGGTGATAAAGTCTTGCATGAG AATAAGAGGAAGGGGAGAGATGGGTTTGCTGCTATCAAGTTGGATATGAGTAAGGCATATGACCGGGTGGAGTGGAAGTTTCTGGAAAAAATGATGGAAAAAATGGGCTTTGACAGACGGTGGATTGACAGAATCATGCTCTGCATCTCATCGGTGTCATACAGAGTCAAAATCAATG GGTTTTCTTCACTACTAAATAAAGCTGATGAAGATGGTAGTTTGAAGGGCTTAAAACTGTGTAGTACTGCTCCAAGTCTCAACCATTTGTTGTTTGCAGATGACTCATTGGTACTAATGAAAGCCAATGGCGAAAGTGCCAAGACACTGCAACATGTGCTAGAACTATATGAGAATTGTTCGGGGCAGATGATAAATTTTGATAAGTCTTCAGTGATGTTCAGTAAGAATACAAGGAGTGAGGACCGGCAAGTGGTGCTGAATATTTTGAACATACGGGCAGATGCTAGAACTGAAAAATATCTCGGCCTTCCTGTGTATGTTGGTGCAGCAAAAACACAGATCTTTGAGTACCTGAAGGACAGAATATGGAAGAAGATTCAAGGCTGGATCGAGCGGCTACTCTCAAGGGCAGCTAAGGACGTGTTGATCAAGGCTTGTGCACAAGCGATTCCCACCTTTGCTATGTCGTGCTTTGACCTGACAAAATCACTATGTGAGCAAATGGGGGCAATGATTTGTAGATATTGGTGGGCTCAGCAAGATGATATGAAAAAAGTTCACTGGCTAAGCTGGGAGTTACTTACGCGACCAAAGAGTAAAGGGGGTATGGGGTTTAGAGATTTGCATGGGTTTAATCTTGCCATGCTCGCTAGGCAGGCTTGGCGAATGCTCACGGTCCCTGACTCTTTATGTGCCCGACTCCTCAAGGCCAAATACTTCCCTGATACATCAATTTTGGATGCTCAACCAAAGGTGGGAATCTCATATACTTGGCGCAGTATCCTTAAAGGTGTGCAATTGCTGAAAGAAGGTGTTATATGGAGGGTGGGAGATGGAACCAACATAAACATCTGGTCTGGTCCGTGGCTTGCCAAGGATGGAACACGACGACCTCGAACCCCGCGTGGCAACTGTGTACTTACTACAGTGTCGGAGCTTATTGACCCTATGACAATGACTTGGGATGAGCAGCTAGTCCGGGACATTTTTTGGCCTGAAGATGCTGTTGTCATACTGGCAACGCCTATAAAAGAGGATTTTGAGGATTTTCACGCGTGGCACTATGATGGGAGGGGCCAATTCTCCGTCAAGTCGGCGTATCAGGTCTATATAAAAGCTAGAGATGATGCAGCTGTTCCTACTACTATCAACCCAGTACAGCCGGAGATTGACTGGAAAAAGCTATGGGACATACCCTGCCCACCCAAGGTGCAACAGTTCCTGTGGCGTCTGGCTCACAATAGCGTGCCTGTCAAATCGAACATCAGTCATAAAGGGATTGAATGTGATACTCTCTGTTTGTGCTGCCGGAGACTGGATGAAGACGGGTGCCATTTATTCATAAGATGCAAGGAGGTGAAGAAACTCTGGAGAGAAATGCAGCTGGAAGATGTTCGACTACGGCTTTGTGCCTGTGCAAATGCCAGGCAAGTGGTACAGCAGATTATCACACTTCGTGAACAAGACGAAGTGCTAGTGGCATGCATGCTATGGAAATGGTGGAACCAAAGGAATAAATTAAACAAAGGGGAGAAGATCTGCCCAGTGGAGAACACGGCTGCTCAAGTGAGATCCTGGGCTTTGGAACACCTGCAGCGCAAAATGAATTCAGTGACGGAACGGACCGCCAGGCCGGCATGCAGATGGACAAAGCCTGATGGGGACCAATTGAAAATCAATGTCGATGGGGCGTTCCATAATACTGCAGGGTCCGGAGGATGGGGATTTGTAATCCGTGATAATACTGGAGATGCAGTCGGGGCGGGGGCAGGAAAGATTCAACATGCAGTCAGTGCAATCCAGACTGAAGCGGAGGCATGCCTTCAGGCGCTGTCGGCTGCTGCAGTATGGGGAATCTCCAACATAGTGGTGGAATCGGATTGCCAAACCCTCCTGCACGCAGTACAGAGCTCCGAGTATGATCGGGCCCCGGAAGGTGTTCTCTTCAGAGATATCCGTCAGTTTATCCGTCTCAATTTCAGCACATTTGCCTTCCCATTTGTTCCTCGAGACTAA